The genome window CGACGGCGACGCGGCCGGTTCGAGCTGGATGCTCGTCGCTACGATCGGGCTTGTCCTCCTCGCGTTCGGCGTGACTGTCGCGCTCGCCGGCCCTGGTCTCGTTGGTGACGTCTCGAGCGGGGACGACGCACTCGAAAGCGTCAGCGACGACGAGGAATCCGGATTCGAATCAGCCGAAAGCGAGAACGGGTTCGACGACGGCACCGACGACGAACTCGAGGCTGAAGCGTCGGACGAGAGCGGCGACGAAGTCGAATCGGATGACGAAGACGATGTAAGCGAGGATGCCGACGACAGCGAGACAGATGAGAGCGACAATGAGACGGATGAAGGCGACGGCGACGGGAGCGAGGAGTCGGACGAAGACGAACCGACAGACGATGCAGGCGAAGAAGACGAACTCGAGACCGACGGTCCCGACGAAACGACGGCGCCGGATGGAGACGATGTAACGGAGCCCGACGGTGGCGAGGCGGACGACGATATCTTCGACGACGGTATCTTCGGCGATGACGACGGTCCTTTCGGTGACGACGACGGTCCTTTCGGTGACGATGATGAGACTGACGACGACGCCGGAATCTTCGACAACGGGCTGTTCGACGACGAGTAACGAATCGTGTGCCAGCGCTCCGTCGGCCTGACCGTCACACCATCGCCGCCGGCAGCCAACCCGTGTTCATCATGGGAGTAGAGACGGGCCAGAAAGACATTCGAGTCATCGGGCGTCGACGGGAACTCACATCGCGATGAGCGTCACGCCGACGACCGCCAGGACCGCGGCGACGAGTCGGAGGCGGAAGTACCGTTCGCCCAGGAGGAGCCCACCAAGGACGACCGCGACGATCGCCTGCGTGTTGATCACTGGAGAGGCGATGCTCGCCGGGAGAAGCGCAAACGCGAGAGTCGTGGCGTGTTCTCCAAGGGCGACGATCGCACCACCGAGAGCGAGTTTCGGGAGATCCCCGCGGACCGCCGTGGGTGGGTTGCGGATCGCACTCGGAAGGAGCACCAGGAGGACACCGAACAGGAGCAACGGAACCCAGAGCGTCTCCGGAATCGCAAGCTCTTGCAGCGAGACACGCTTGCCGACGTCGCTAATCGCATAACACATCGCACTCACGAGTGCGAGCTGGGCGGGTCGCGACCGTGCGGCCTTGACGAACGGTTTGAAGAATCCACCAGGATCGTAGTTGGCCACGTAGACCGCGAGCGTCGCGACCACGACGCCGACGACCTGAATCGGCGTGAGAAACTGTCCGAGCAACAGGACCTCGAGCGGCAAAACGAACATCGGGACGATCTTGTTGATCGGCGTGACGTAGGAAACGTCACCGATCGAAATCGCATGCAAGAACAGCACGAACGCGACGGCAGTCGAGAGCACCGTCAGCGCGACAACACCCAGTTCGGAAAGCCCGAAGCCAGCAAACAGGTCACTCGAGAACCCCGTCTGCGTGATCGTCACCGGCAGATACCACGCGACCGCGAAGGCGTTGATCAACACGGTGAGCGCCGCGGGCGGATAGTTCGAGAACGAGCGCTTGAGGACGTAGATGTAGAATCCCCAGACGAAGGCGGCTGAAATTGCAAAGCCGAGTCCAGGGTCCATAGCCGCTCGAACGAATGTTGGCATCAAGAGTCGTTCGGTCGGCAGGGGACCGAACGAGCTGTGAACACGGCTCGGCATCCCAGATCACAGTCGCCACCCCCAACCAGTGAGGGACGGCTGTTTACATTGCGCTCTCCCTATCTTCGGTGATGGATCGTCCAGTATCGCGTCGAAGGGCGGCAGTCGAGCGAGATTTGCAGGACCGAGGGTTCACACTCGAGGCGAGTGAGTATGCGACGACTGCCAGGAACGGACCCGCTGGTCTGGCCGGCGTCGACGCCCCGCTCGAGGTCGTCCACCTCGCTGACGGCAACCCTCTAACGGTCGTCTCAGCGATCGCGAACGCCGCCAACGAGGGACGGGTGCCGGTGCTCGTCACCGACCAGTGGTCTCGCGAGGCCGTCACGGAGGTGGTGACAGCACCGTTCCTGCTCGCTGGCGAACGCGACGGTGCCCGCCGGTTCTACGCCCTCGAGGATCGCATCAGGCTGACCGACGGAAGCTTCGCCTGCGTCGGTCACCGAGGGGAGCTGACGTGGCACGAGGTCGTGACCGACTCGGATCAACCCGAACTGCTCCTCGAGGCCAGTGGCGAGCCTGTCGCGGCGGTCGACTCCGATGAACTGGCCTGTCCCGGCCCCGAGCCGAGGGCGTTCCAGTACCGCTACGCTCGCGACGACGACGGACGGCTGTCTGTTTTCGGAAACGAGGGGACAGTCGGCCGATATCCGAGCTTCGACGCGATGCGGACGGCCGGATTTCGTCCTGTCTCGGCCCCGCTCGTGCCCGAACACCACGTCCCTCGGAACGGTCGGCTAGCGCGTGCGACTCTCCTTGCATCCGTCGACCGCGGTTCGGTCGAGTACCGTCACTGCCGGTGACGGCTCGAAGCGAGTCACACCGTGTGAGCCGAGCCAGGAGCCTTTTTGCAGGCTACGGCGTATGCACCAACGTGCTCTCGAGGATCCGTGATGGTGCGCCGGTGGTGTTGATCCCCGCCGCGTGGACGACGGTCGGAGCGACACAGGTCGATCTCGTGAGCGAGCAGAGCGTGTTCGTCGCACTGCTGGTCATGGCCGCGTTCATCGCGTTTTTCACCGTCACAGGCTGGCGGCTGATGGGCGACGGCGCGCTTCGTGCGTGGCGAGCCGTCCTCGTCGTCGGTTTTGGACTCACCCTCTGTGGCATCGCTGGCTTTCTCGTCTCGAGCGCAGCGACGGCGCTACTGGGGGTGAGTCTCGTTGGCTGGATGATCCTGCCCGCTGTCGGGCTGGCCTACACCGGCCGCGAACTCCCCACTGCAGCCGTAACCTACCTCGGCGGTGCCGCCTGCTGTCTCGTCGGCGCGATAGTTTTCAGCCTCGCTATCGGCGTCTTCGAGACCAACGTCGGCGCACTTTCCGGGATTGCGCTCGTCGCAGTTGGACAGACCGCAGGGATCGTCGACGCCTCGAGGCGGTGACCGGCCGCGACGCTGTAGACGTGTTCCAGCCGGTCATGACTCGAGGCTCGATCGGTCGGCATGGACGAGCCACGAGCTATTCGGTATCGCTCACGAGCGACAATGTGGATGAAGTTGGGCCAGCGCGAATGTCGAACACAGAAAGACGGTCACTCTCGCTTTGTTCGAGCGCTGCGACTTCCCTGATTCGATTCTGCGTGTTCCACTGTTCCACATCGCAGACTGCGCCCTTCGCTCGTGGGTGTTGCGATGCGGGAGAAAGTGGGCCGGCTCGAGGTCACGGCTCGGTCACGCGATAGGTCTTCCCTCAACCGTTTCCGCTCGAGGCGATCAGCTCGTATTTCTCCTCGAGCGACGCCAGATACCGCCGTCGCGTGCTTCCAGCTTTGGGCACGGAACAGCGTTGCTCGTAGGTCTCACGGAGTTCCGTCACGCCGATCTTGCCGGCCGCGTCGATAATATCGTAGAGCAACCGCTTGTGGGTCCCCAGGTCGTCGACGCGGTCGCATCGGATCTCTTCGCGAGCGTCGTCTTCGACGCGGTGGACAACGCCGACGGTGATCTTCGGTTCCGGGCTCGAGTCGACCACCATCACGGCCTGGCGGAGCATCGCGATCGCTTCGCGGGCATCACCAGCAGCGCGGTCGGCGATCTCCGCGATCGCGGCGGAGGTGATCACGCCGGGGGCCAGCCCCGCCCGAATACGCGCTCGGAGAATGTCGACCAGCTGGGCGAGAGTGTACTTCTCGAGGGCGACTGTCGTCATCGACTGCAGACGACTCCGAACGCGGCTGTCACAGCGTGCGAGCATGTTGTCCTCGCCGATCGTAATCACGACCATCGTCACGTTTGGCATATCGTAGAGTGCATGAAGGACCGACTCGTCCTCGAGGCAGTCGACCTCGTCGAGGATCACGAGCAACTGGCCGTCGTACGTCCGAAACTGGTCGTAGAACTCGCTCGCAGGTGTCCCGTCGGTCGACAGGTGGGCCGCCAGGCCAGTGTCACGGACCAGCCGTTGCAGGACAGCGTTGGTCGACGAGTCCGACATGCAGTTGACGTACCCCCAGCGAAACCCGAACGCAGTCGCCTCGAGCCGTTCGGCGACGTGCCTGGCGAGTGTCGTCTTTCCCGCGCCGCTCGGGCCGTGGATGAACACGTGTTCGCCCGGCGAGTTCTGTGTAATCGGCTTGAGCGCCGCCGAGAGGTAGGAAATTTGCCCGTCCCGATGTTGGAGTTCCTGCGGGACGAACGACCGCTGGAGGGCTCGAGCGTCGGTTATCATACGCTATAGCAATCAGACATTGTATTAATTGCTGACGGCTGAACTGGATATGGTTGCCTGTTGACCTCTCTTCTCAGTCAAAAACGAAAGAGAACTGCAGAGATAGAACTGATCGTAGCCGTTATCGAACGGTTCCTAATTCTTGTTCAGTATCTATGCGTGCGCTCAAGTGTGGCACTAAATTCCCCGCAGGTGCATTCTATCATGCGTGCGTAGCGTAGGTGCGGAGGCCAGCGGGCCGGTGATGAATCGCCGGGTCCGCATTTCTTACGAGGGCCCAACTGGGCATCGGTGGGTCCGTCAGTCTGCCGTCAACCGAATACAGGAACAGACATTACTTAGCGATAACCAACTAATCCGTGCTTTACCAAACACTGAATGGCGTTTGTACGAACAAGTTTCGTTATTCGATAAGTGCAAGACTATGAGTTGTGGGTATGCACCCGCGGGTTGAGTGGATGGACCAAAAGGACAACCAGATTTTCGAGTTACTTGACGAATCCGAGCTGATTCTCTCCCCTGCAGTCGCTGCGAGCAACCTCAACTACTCTCGGAACTGGCTCTCGCAGCGAATGAGTAAGTTCAAGGATGGCGAACTGATTAAAAAGGTCGACGGGAGTTACTACCGAATCACCGGTTGAAGACGAGCGTATCTCAATGGCGAGGTTGACGCCAAAGAATTAGAGAATAGGGTGAATAGCCAAGTGTATTGAGCGGTACATTATTTCAAGATACGTCCGGTAAATCAACGATCTACACTATAATAGAAATATATTCACGAGGTGATTGGTTGGCGATATAGAAAGGGTATTAGCCCTATTCGTCAGCTATATTGACTTCGATACTTCCAACCTGCGTTTGTGTATCGTCTTCTGAGATTACTGCAATCGCAGTCACAGTGCCGTTAACGTCACCGTCGTCAATATCATCAGAATTGAGCGTCTCTGTATCGCCAACTGTAAGTTCAGCCTCGGAAAGGTCTTCAGCATCATCAGGGCCATAAGTGTCATCGCTGAAATTACCTGCAACTCCTCCGAAAGTCACATAATCGGAATTCCCAAGCGAGGTCACCTCAATGGCGAGTTCTTCCTCGTCTTCATCAAAGTCCATCGATACACCCGCCTGAGCCTCTTGACCGACACTCCCTCCGAGATCCAGTACGAATGCCGCGATCACAGCCGCGAGAATGACTGTTATCGCGACCATCAAGATAACCCCAATTACTGGAGAGACTGCCCGCTCATCTTCCGTGCCGACCAGCTTTGATTGATATTTGCTTAGATCCATAGGTCTAACTTAGTTGTCAAAGTCGAAAGACTCACTCCCGACCTGCGTTTCAGTTCCATCTGCCTCAATCACTGCAACAGCGGTGACTGTCCCATTGTCATGTTCAAAATTACCGTCAGCATTACTCATGGTTTCACTATCTCCAACAGTCATGTTCTCGACCCGATCTTCTTCATCGGAATCAAACGCACTGGAGCGGAAGTCAACATGATCAGCGTTTCCAGATGATGTGACTTCAACTGTGATATTCCCTTGTGCAGTTTCGTCGACATCAATTGACACGCCGGCCTGTGCCTCTTCGCCGACGCTCCCACCGAGGTCAAGCACGAACGCCGCGATCACAGCCGCGAGAATGACTGTTATCGCGACCATCAGGATAACCCCGATCACTGGTGATACTGCACGTTCGTCCTCCGATCCGATCAGCTTCTTCGAAATCTGTTTTCCATCTAACATGGTTGTCCCATTGCCAGCACCCAAACGGTCAGAAAGGTTATACCGTCTGGCATGAAACCATGCCGGTGCGAAGGGATTGGGGGTATAACCGTCCCTTGCGCGTCACCTTTCTGTCTCCCGTTTTTGGTGCTTGATTACCGATGGATACCCCACCTATATATAATTAGTTGATTGTGTGTCTTTCGGAAGTAAACACAGTCTTGAAAGACTTTCAGTTTTGATAATTAGCAGGTCATAGAACGGTTACAGCAGGAGCTTGAGTCGACGCTGTCTGGCGGTTTGCTGACTACACTGCCAGACCGGAACACAGAAGCGATTTCACAATCCGAAGTAGCACCATGAGCAATCCGAGGCCGCTCGTCGATGAACGCGGTCTTGCGGCCACATATGATGGCGGTGCATATGTCGACGCGTGGGAAGCCGTCGAGCAGTACCGGAAAGCGACCAGCTACGCATTCCGAAAGGGAGTCAAATCGAGTGCAACCGCC of Natrarchaeobaculum sulfurireducens contains these proteins:
- a CDS encoding DMT family transporter — translated: MDPGLGFAISAAFVWGFYIYVLKRSFSNYPPAALTVLINAFAVAWYLPVTITQTGFSSDLFAGFGLSELGVVALTVLSTAVAFVLFLHAISIGDVSYVTPINKIVPMFVLPLEVLLLGQFLTPIQVVGVVVATLAVYVANYDPGGFFKPFVKAARSRPAQLALVSAMCYAISDVGKRVSLQELAIPETLWVPLLLFGVLLVLLPSAIRNPPTAVRGDLPKLALGGAIVALGEHATTLAFALLPASIASPVINTQAIVAVVLGGLLLGERYFRLRLVAAVLAVVGVTLIAM
- a CDS encoding Cdc6/Cdc18 family protein → MITDARALQRSFVPQELQHRDGQISYLSAALKPITQNSPGEHVFIHGPSGAGKTTLARHVAERLEATAFGFRWGYVNCMSDSSTNAVLQRLVRDTGLAAHLSTDGTPASEFYDQFRTYDGQLLVILDEVDCLEDESVLHALYDMPNVTMVVITIGEDNMLARCDSRVRSRLQSMTTVALEKYTLAQLVDILRARIRAGLAPGVITSAAIAEIADRAAGDAREAIAMLRQAVMVVDSSPEPKITVGVVHRVEDDAREEIRCDRVDDLGTHKRLLYDIIDAAGKIGVTELRETYEQRCSVPKAGSTRRRYLASLEEKYELIASSGNG
- a CDS encoding MarR family transcriptional regulator → MHPRVEWMDQKDNQIFELLDESELILSPAVAASNLNYSRNWLSQRMSKFKDGELIKKVDGSYYRITG
- a CDS encoding type IV pilin is translated as MDLSKYQSKLVGTEDERAVSPVIGVILMVAITVILAAVIAAFVLDLGGSVGQEAQAGVSMDFDEDEEELAIEVTSLGNSDYVTFGGVAGNFSDDTYGPDDAEDLSEAELTVGDTETLNSDDIDDGDVNGTVTAIAVISEDDTQTQVGSIEVNIADE
- a CDS encoding type IV pilin, with the protein product MLDGKQISKKLIGSEDERAVSPVIGVILMVAITVILAAVIAAFVLDLGGSVGEEAQAGVSIDVDETAQGNITVEVTSSGNADHVDFRSSAFDSDEEDRVENMTVGDSETMSNADGNFEHDNGTVTAVAVIEADGTETQVGSESFDFDN